In one window of Excalfactoria chinensis isolate bCotChi1 chromosome 29, bCotChi1.hap2, whole genome shotgun sequence DNA:
- the LOC140263372 gene encoding olfactory receptor 14J1-like has translation MPNSSSISEFLLLPLADTRQLQLLHFWLLLGIYLAALLGNGLISTAVACDQRLHTPMYFFLLNLALVDLGCISTTLPKAMANALWDTRAISYAGCAAQLFFFFFFMSAEYYLLTIMSYDRYVAICKPLHYGTLMDSRACATMAAAAWGAGLLNSLLHTASTFSLPLCHGNVVNQFFCEVPQILKLSCSGSYLREVVFLFFGASLAFGCFVFIVVSYVQIFSAVLRMPSEQGRHKAFSTCLPHLAVVSLFVSTAFFAYLKPTSISSPLLDLTLALLYSVLPPTLNPIIYSMRNREIKHALRKVLQYALFQLP, from the coding sequence atgcccaacagcagctccatcagcgagttcctcctgctgccgttggcagacacgcggcagctgcagctcctgcacttctggctcttgctgggcatctacctggctgccctcctgggcaatggcctcatcagcacagccgtagcctgcgaccagcgcctgcacacccccatgtacttcttcctgctcaacctggccctcgttgacctgggctgcatctccaccactctccccaaagccatggccaacgccctctgggacaccagggccatctcctacgcaggatgtgctgcacagctctttttctttttcttcttcatgtcagcagagtaTTACCTcctcaccatcatgtcctatgaccgctacgttgccatctgcaagcccctgcactacgggaccttgatggacagcagagcttgtgccaccatggcagcagctgcctggggcgctgggcttctcaattccctgctgcacactgccagtacgttttcactgcctctctgccatgggaatgttgtcaaccagtttttctgtgaagtcccccagatcctcaagctctcctgctcaggctcctacctcagggaagttgtgtttctcttttttggtgccagtttagcctttgggtgttttgttttcatagttgtgtcctatgtgcagatcttctctgctgtgctgaggatgccctctgagcagggtcggcacaaagccttctccacgtgcctccctcacctggctgtggtctccctatttgtcagcactgccttttttgcctacctgaagcccaCCTCCATTTcatccccactcctggatctgacattggcacttctgtactcagtgcttcctccaacactgaaccctattatctacagcatgaggaacagggagatcaagcatgctctcaggaaggtgttgcagtatgcactattccagcttccatAA
- the LOC140263373 gene encoding olfactory receptor 14J1-like has protein sequence MPNSSSISEFLLLPLADTRQLQLLHFWLLLGIYLAALLGNGLISTAVACDQRLHTPMYFFLLNLALLDLGCISTTLPKAMANALWDTRAISYAGCAAQLFFFYFFLSAEFSLLTIMSYDRYVAICKPLHYGTLMDSRACATMAAAAWGAGVLNSLLHTASTFSLPLCHGNVVNQFFCEVPQILRLSCSASSLREVVLIIFVASLVFGCFVFIVVSYVQIFLAILRMPSEQGRHKAFSTCLPHLAVVSLFLSTVLYAHLKPPYIFSPSMDLMVAVLYSLVPPTLNPIIYSMRNREIKHSLRKVLLYALFQLPGNAHLPHMIPCDGSLCFIRVCIFDFV, from the coding sequence atgcccaacagcagctccatcagcgagttcctcctgctgccgttggcagacacgcggcagctgcagctcctgcacttctggctcttgctgggcatctacctggctgccctcctgggcaacggcctcatcagcacagccgtagcctgcgatcagcgcctgcacacccccatgtacttcttcctgctcaacctggccctcctcgacctgggctgcatctccaccactctccccaaagccatggccaacgccctctgggacaccagggccatctcctatgcaggatgtgctgcacagctctttttcttttacttcttcctctcagcagagttttcccttctcaccatcatgtcctatgaccgctacgttgccatctgcaagcccctgcactatgggaccttgatggacagcagagcttgtgccaccatggcagcagctgcctggggtgctggggttctcaattccctgctgcacactgccagtacgttttcactgcctctctgccatgGGAATGTTGTGAACCAATTTTTTTGTGAAGTCCCCCAGATCCTcaggctctcctgctcagcctcctcccTCAGGGAAGTCGTGCTTATCATTTTTGTTGCCAGTTTAGtctttgggtgttttgttttcatagttgtgtcctatgtgcagatcttccttgccattctgaggatgccctctgagcagggaaggcacaaagccttctccacatgCCTTCCTCACttggccgtggtctccctgtttctcagcactgtccTTTACGCCCATCTGAAGCCCCCTTACATCTTCTCCCCATCCATGGATCTAATGGTTGCAGTTCTGTACTCAttggttcctccaacactgaaccctattatctacagcatgaggaacagggagatcaagcactctctcaggaaggtgttgctATATGCACTATTTCAGCTTCCAGGAAatgcacatcttcctcacatgattccctgtgatggttctttatgttttattcgTGTTTGCATTTTTGATTTTGTGTGA